In the genome of Bacteroidota bacterium, the window CAGCTTTGTGATCTATCATGGTTGTCTTAATGCCAGTCGGGTCGCTTCAACAATGCGGGCATCAGAAAGAAATATGCAGAACTTTGCCTTCTGTGCCCGTAGCCCAGCCTTTACCTGATGGGGCAAAAGCCACACTCCAATAGTTATCTGTCGACAAAGAGTTCCAGGTGTCGCCGTTGTCCTGTGAGTAATCCAATCCTTTGGGGCCGGCGGCCACGAGGGTGGGTGTGGACTGGTTGGGTACGTAGGAAATTCCGTAAACGGCACCCGTAAACGTTGTGTGTCCGGTTACTTCCCAGGTTGCGCCACCGTCAAGCGTGCGGGCTATGGAATCAGCTGTAGAATCGGGCTTGGCAATTTCGCCGCCGGCTACAACACCCTGGCTATCGTCGAGGTACGAAATAGACGCCAGGCCCGATGAGGGTGTGCCGTGGGCAACAGGTGTTTCTACAACATCCCATGACAGGCCCCGGTCGGTGCTGGTTAGCACGCGCGATTTGCCGCCGGCGCCCGTTACAATATTGACTGTGTTTTCGCCCTTTACCATTAGACAGGTGCCACTGGCGGCAAAACTGCCTTCCCCGTCCAGCGCGGGTGGGAGCACCGCTGGAGAAACGCGGGTCCAGGTGTCACCGCCATCCGAGGTCTTGATAATATAGAACGCACCTTCAAAGGAGTCGCTGAATGCGATGCCATTGTTTTCATCCCAGAAATCCATACAATCAAAAAAACCATCAGCTTCGGCATTGGTGAATTGCTGTGTCCAGCTAATGCCGGCATCGGTTGTTTTATAGATGCGAGAATCTTCTCCATTACCAATACTGAGCAGGTAAGCCGTTTGGGCATCGACGGCATGTACATCCCTGAATTGCAGTGAGTCGGCCCCGGGTACTGTGCCAATTTGCCACGTTACGCCACCATCAACGGTTCTCCCAAATGAGCCAGCCGTACCACTAATCCAGACGTTCTGATCGTCAACAACGCTGATACCAATAAACAGAACTTCACTATTGCTGGTTTGCGCAGTTGTTACGGGTATGGGCGGGGGAGGAGGAGGTGTCGGTTCAGCGCAAGCGGCAACGAGGAGTAGGCTTAAAACGAGCAGGGAGTTTCTGTATATCATGGGGTATGTGCAGATGTAGAATGAAATTCGCCCGTAATATACGGCTTTAAGGCGGATTCTAAATCTGCTGGTGAAAACCTTGCGGTCAGGACCCTGTCGATACCCATTGGTTCGACGCGTAAATAGATAATGTCACCCGATTGGTATATGGCGTATTCTCGGAAATCTTCTTCTGTAGTGGGTGCCATACCAATGGCAAGTTCGTAGTGTTGCGTTGGCTTTGTGCTCCGCCTGTAGTGGGTGAGGATTTTGAATGGGTTGAGGGTAGGCGAGGTTTGCTCTTCGAGCCAGTGTTTGATGAGCGCGACGCCGGCTTCATCGAGCATTTGCTCTTCAAGGCTTCCTTTCAATACAAACCCCTGGTAGCCATTGCTCAGGCTTTTGAGCGGCGTGCTGGATTGATTCCAGAAGACCGTGATCATCATCAGAAAACAAAGGCCGGCAATAAGGAAACGAAGGGCGTCTTTTTTTCTGTCCTCGGTATACTGAAACTTCAGATGGGCCTTTTTTCTACGTTTCTTGCGCATGCATGCGCATCCTGCAATTGGAATGCCAGCTTGTGTTCAGGGCACTGAGACGGTTGATTTGTGAATCGACTGCTCATCAAATTCATGTATTTAGAGGATGCTAGCAAAGGAGCACGCGTGCTAGTTTGGAGAAAACTGATTCTTCCAAGCTGATATAGCCGCGTTTGTCTTGTCAGGATATAACGCTGGGGTTTTAGATCACATGATGATGACCAAGCGTGCACTATTTGAACATGCAAAGCAGCATTCCAGTGCGAACACTGCTGCATCTTTGGATGCAACTGGATTCGAAATGCTCGTGCAATATCTGCATGCTGGCATTGCGCAAGGGAGTATTTCGGAGGATGCGCTTGGCTCATTTCGGAGCTTGTTGGGCCCGGCACTTTCTAGCAGTACCATGCAAGGGATAGCGTATGAAAAACCCTATGGATATGCCGGCGATTTCTGGACACTCGACCTGATTTATCAGAACCACCACAACACGTCGCCCGAGTTTTACCGATGGGATGCATTCTTTCAGAATTGTAGTGCTGTGAGAGCTGTGCGGAACAGAAAACAACTGTTTAAGCATCTTATGCTTCAGCTTGAAGCTGTTACAACGGGGGCAGTTTCGGTACTCAATCTCGCAAGCGGTCCTGGACGGGATGTACTTGAATACTTTCAATCCTCTGTACATCCACGTTGTTCGATTTGCTGCGTGGATCAGGATCAGCATGCAATCGCATATGCACAAAAGCTGTGTGGTGATTTTCGAGAGCACATCCGTTTTGAGCAATCAAATGCTTTTCGATTTAGATCTGCTGAAGCGTATCGGCTGATCTGGTCCGCTGGTCTTTTTGATTATCTCAATGACAATCAGTTTGTATTCCTGCTCAATCGATTACTGGATATGCTTGCGCCAGATGGTGAGGTGATCATCGGGAATTTTTCTCCAGCCAATCCCAGCCGCGCCTATATGGAAGTGATTGGCGACTGGCACCTTATCCATCGTTCTGCAGATCAACTTGTTCAACTGTCACAAGCGTGTAGTATTGACCCGCAGCACGTGCGCGTGCTCGCTGAGCCTGAAGGGGTAAATCTATTTCTGCATATAAAAGCGGGGGCTGGCTTTCTCGATGTTGATGCACAGTTTGGTAAAACCGTTTATCCAACCGAATCCTCCAATGTATAAGACAGAAGACCTGCTGCCGCACGGGCACTATTTGAAAGTGCTAAAGCCGGCGCTACCCGGACACGTTTTTCGGCCCAACCCTCGCAAATTGTTGAAAGCATCAGGATATCTGTTAACACTTGGCGGTTGTTACCTGCTTCTTGCTATGGATTTTACGTGGTGGATGCGCGCAGCACTGTCGATTGTGATTGCCAACTTGATGGCATGCCTCGCATTTATAGCCCATGACCTATCACACAACACCATCCTGAGGCAAGGCAAGCTTCGCTATCCTCTTGAGGTTGTGCTATGGGGGCTCAACCTGATTCCTGCAACCATGTGGATTCGTGTTCACAATCGATCGCACCATGCCCATGCAAATACGCCCCAAGATCCAGACCGCAGGTTTTTGAAAACCGAAGAGACTGTGACTACACGGATATACTCGCGCATTTTTTATCCGAGTAGAAAGGCATTCCGGTGGAATCCTGTTGTAGGAGCGCACTTTGTCCCGTATATCCTCCGAAACGTAGCCGGTGTATTCTACCCTGACAAGGCAAAACCTGAAGTGGTCCCGTACAAAGTAAAATTCTCCACACGCGAGCAAATACGCGTGACTTTTGAATTGGGTGTTATTGCCGTTATACAAGTGGTGATCTGGCACTTAAGCGGGGCGACCTGGATGAATTATATCTGGGCAGGACCAATTCCGGTTGTGCTTGTCTCTGGGATTATAATGATATACGTGTTCACCAATCACTACCTGAATCCTGTATGCGAGAGCCACGATCCTGTAGCTGGCAGTACTTCTGTTGTTGTGCCCCGTTTTTGGGATCGGCTGCATGAGAATTTTTCATACCATACCGAACACCACCTTTTTCCCAATATGGATTCAAGTCACTATCCTGCCGTAAGCGAAATGCTTGAAGAACAGTTTCCGGAACGGTATAACCGGATGCATATCGGGCGGGCCTGGCAGAAATTGTGGGAAGAGGATGAGTTTGAATAAATCGACTACCATTCGCCCTGCCGGCCAAACTTTTCCCTGGCTGCTTGCTGAAAGGCTTCGCCGGCGTCTTTCAATTGCTGAAGGATTTCCGGTGTAGACTTTCCCTGGATGTCACGCGCGGCTGGAATTACGGTATTGCACTCGTTCACATCCATGAAGACAGCTGCCTCCAGCAAGTCTGATTCTTCACCTGATGGAATGGCGAGAAATCCGTGTTTGTCGGCGTGAATGAGCTGACCAGGATGAATGGTTTGGCCAAACACGTCTACCTCACAATTCCAGCGAACCGGTGTTGCGTGGGCATGGCCTACCGACAGCCGGCGGGCCAACGCTTTGAAGCCGGCGTTTGTCATTTCGTCGAGGTCTCGTATCGAGCCATCAGTTATGGTCCCAACACAACCAAGCGCTTTGTGTGTATTGGCATTAACCTCACCCCACATAGAGCCGACAACTTCGGGCTTGTCGAGATCCTGCACAACAACAATTTTAGGACCGGGCACTGACGCTAAATAGTTTCGGTACGTCGCCCAGCCGTTGCTTGCATGCGCGGCGTTGCTGGGTTCGATTATAAGGGTAACCGCATAACCAACCATAGGGCCCATCTGCGGCATGAAATCTCTGGTTTCTTCCAGATTGATGCCGTCTCTGGCCGGGTTGTGTCGCGTAATTTGCTCCCAGCCATTGTAGATGGTAGGCGTATTCCATCGTTTGAGTTGTAAGAGTGTCTTGTGGGGGAGCGGCGTCAGGTTCGGCATGGCTGGTGATGACCCATCGGGCTTTTCTGTTGAAGTGCCGGCTATTCCGGAGGTGACATAAAACACGCGCCTTCACAGGTTGCTACTCCAATTCCAGAATCGCCCATACCAAAATACAAGAACCAGGTATCTTTGTATTCAACGAGTCCTTCGATAAATACAACATTGGCAATCTGGCCTTCTTGTTCAAGTTTAGCATCGGGTACCAGGAATGGCGTGTCTGATCGTTTGAGCAGCCTGGTTGGGTCATTGGCGTCAAAGAGCGCCTGGCCGCTCCGGTAAACGAGGTCGTCATCTGCGCCATTGTAAAGCAGAAGAATACCGTCTTTGGTCATTCGTGGCTCTGGGCCGGGCTCGACAACGCGACTATCAAATTGGCCGGGGCGTTGGGGTAACACGGGCTCTTCAATCCAGGTCCAGCTGATCAGATCTTCCGAATGCGCTGCCCATACGTGGGTGTCACCAAAATACATCCAATACTTGCCGTTCACAGGCACATCCAGAATGGCACCAGACTTGGTCCATTCGATGTCGGGGAAGATGGGGCCGTGTTTTTCCCAATTGGAAAAGTCTTTGGACGTAGCAAGACCAAGGCGTGCCTGTTTGCCATCGTAAGCGGTGTAAGTGAGGTAGTACGTATCGTCAACTTTTGTGATGCGTGGGTCTTCGGTGCCACCCGGCAATTCCCATGGTTCAGTTGGGCTAAGCATGGGCTCTGGGTCGCGGGTAAACGTAACGCCGTCTGTGCTGCGGGCAAGGCCTATTCGAGAAGTCCCATTCCAGACGCCAATACCCGTCGTGTCTTCAGCACGGTAAAACAGGTAAATGGTATCGCCATCAGTCCAGGCTGTTGGATTAAACAGGTCTTTGGCTTCCCATGTATCTCCTTGTGGCAGAAGGATGGGATTTGCGGGATGTTTTACAAAAGGTCCGCGTTGCCAATTGTCAGCCGCCGGCTGCGTGCAAGCGGCGAGCAGGAGAAGAATAACTACAAGTATTTTTCGCACAAGCGTACAAGGTGTGGTTGGAGATGCCTTGAATATCGAATAATAGGAAGCGGAAATGCAACTCTGCTTGTTGAATGGCGCCAGGCTCTCCCCATGTCACCTTTGAATCGGGGTTCCGCTTAATTAGGATCATGCAACTCTCCGACCTGCTGTGTTTCACAGCCCAGCCTGGCAAGCAATTCCAGGTACCAATTGAGCGTGGCCTGCACGTGGTCACTGTACGCATCCGATCCCCAAATAATAGAAAGGGTGCGCGTGGTTGTGTCGCTGGTTTTGGTACGCTGCGCGTCTTTTACGGCATTTGCGCAGGGGCCGGCGGCGTCGTGCAGGCAAAGCAGGCCGGCTACACTGATTTCCTGGCCGGATGCATTAAAGACATAGCTGGCATTTACATCGCCGGCTTTAATCTGTAGATCACCCTGCGTGCAATCAAGATCAACAACACTGATGGGCAGGCCGCTATGCAGCGATACTACATTGCAGGCATCAACGGGCGTATTGATCGTGTTAAGCCGCGCTGCTTCCGCAGCTTTAACCAGGTACTCTGAAGCCGGCTTGCCGCGGCCAGTGGGTTTGTAGCCTTTGTGCCTGAGCAGATCACGCACTGCTTTGCGACGTTCTTCTGACCGACCAACAGGGGCCTCAGCTTGAACAGAGAGGAGGGCAGTGAGCCAGGCAGGGGAAGGGAAGTCCGCAAGTGGACTGGGAAATGCAGTTGTAAAAAGTGCCGGCGCAAAGTCCGGATATGGCGCAATATGTACCTGCATCATCTTTTAATCAATTCTCGACGTTGACTGCCACATGTCTGCATTTCGGCCCATGAGTCGTTTCAACGGTTGTGACATGCTGTCCAATGCTTCGATTACATCGCCCGAAAGCGAAGTGCTTGCTGCTTGCGCATTGCGCCGCACCTGGTCCGCATTCCTGCCGCCCATCACAACAGCGCCCACCCCAGGTTGCCGCAGCAGCCACGCGAGGGCCATGTTGGCCATCGATTCTCCAAGTCCATCCGCAAGCGCCCGCAATCCTTCAATCACGTCCATCATTTCCGTTTCAAAGCCCGGTTCTCCGTGCCGTGCCTGGGGCCATATGTTTGAGTTGAAGTGCCTGGTCCTTGCGCGATCTTCAGGTATTTCGTTGATCGAGGCAAACTTACCGGTTAGCAATCCATGCAGCAGTGGTGAGTAGCAAAGAATAGAAATATCCTCGCGTTTGCATATTGGGGCGATATCAAATTCGATGGCCCGAAACAGCATGCTGTAGGCCAACTGATTACTCGTGATTTCGGCTGCATGTTGTATGCTGGCGTTCAGATCATTGGGGCCAAAGTTCGATACGCCGTATGAGCGAATTTTGCCTTCGTCTTTTAGCCGTATCAACATATCGATGCTATCTTCGAGGGGAACAGCGCGATTGGGCCAGTGCAATTGGTACAGGTCGATGTAATCAGTCTTAAGGTTTTTGAGGCTGCGCTCACAAGCTTTACGCAAGTCGGCCGGCGCAAAGTGCTGCGGGCTCACTTTGGATGCGATCACAATTTCTGAGCGTACATCATGCAGCGCCTTGGCGATAAGCTGTTCTGACAAGCCGTCGCCATACATTTCAGCGGTATCAAAAAACGTGATGCCGGCGTCGTAGGCTGCTCGCAATGCCTCAAGAGATGCGGATTCCTCTTGATGTCCCCAGTTGAGGCCGCCCACAATAGCCCAGCAACCCATGCTGATGCTGGAGACTTTTATATCTGTTTTGCCAAGCGTTGTAAACTGCATATTGCACGAGGTTCTTGTTACGAATCGTGGGGAAGATACGGCGCTTTTGCCAGAATAAAAGGGGCGTTGCCAGAGAACGCTTATTCTGGGTTAATCAGCCTTGAGGCGCGTTTCAAAAAAGCCCAATACCCGATCCAATGCTGCCCGTGTGGGGTGCCCGGCTTTATCGACAAAATCACTTGTTAGTACGGCGTGTGCTTTGGCGTGGATGTCATGCTGATTGCCTGCAGATGAATCAATCTGCGTGCCCAGAAATGCCGGCCCAAAAATGTTTGCAAGGGCTTCAAAGCGTTCCTCTGGGGAAATTGCGTCACCGCTGAATCTGAAACACATAAGTTGTTGCCCCGCTTCTGCGCGCGCTTGGGCAGCAGTAAGCTCGCGAGGGGCAACAGCCAATGCGGCTTTGTGTCTGGGGGTTATGGGAAAGGGGAGGGAGGGTTGACACGAAACGGGCGCAAGCATGACGGGGTCGGCCATTAACGAAATGGTAAAGTTGCCCGTCAGACACATTCCAATTGCACCAACGCCGGGGCCGCCGCATTCTTCATGCGCTTTGTGGCATATCGCGCGCAACCAATCGACAACCGGGCTGGATTTGCCTGTGGCGAGAACCCTGAATTCACGACTGATGCACACATGCATCAAGTTGCGCTTCATGGCCGTCTTACCCGGTTTACCAAAGAGCAGGGGCATGTAAACCCGGTATCCTGCATCGACCAATCGGTTTGCGAGGCCGATGCAGGATTTTGTCAATCCGGGCAATTCATGAATTAGCACAATACCTGGTCCGTTGCCGCGCGTATACAACGTGTGCTGAATACCTTCATTTACAAACGCAGATGCGGCAAATCCATTGATCATCGCGAGGGTTGTCCTGTGCCAGGCAAGGCTTATTTGTTCAGATATTTCTGCGGAATGGGTTCGCCGGCTGACTGCTCATCAACCCAGAAAATATTGATGATCCACCAGCGGTTGCCGTCATTCAGAAGCTGGAAGCTGTTGATGCCGCGCGCAAATGGCTCCGGATCGTCAGCATTTGATCGCGATTCATACGTGCTAAACGTATGCAGAATTTGGCCGTACTGCTCTGTTGTACGGGTCACTTCCGTTTCGAAAAATCCGTTTTGGATGAAGTATGGATTGGCACGCTCAATGTAGCCATCAACGCTGTTATACACTGCCGCTACAGTATCTGGCCTTACGGCTACAGGAATGAGTTGTGCGCCAGGTGCAAACATATTGCGGAATCGATCCCAATCGCGTTCCTGGCCGGCAGGACCAGAAATCGACTCATAAACTGCTGTGATAATGGCATCAACTGATTCTGTGTCCGATTCGTACTGGGCCAATGCCGGCGAGGCTACAAGCAGAAGTAAAAGGGTGAGGAGGATGCTTTTGTACATGGTGATTGTCTACCTGGTGGTTTTGTCAATAACGAAAAAATACAAAGATGGTTATGCGGGCCTACTCAGGTTTTGCAAATAAGTTACGCCTCAAGAAAGTTCTACGGCCGTTGCGTAGGTTCTGTCAAAACCATCGGTAGCAACTACCCGGACTTCTTTTGTACCGGGAGATACCGGGGCATAGAAGAGGTGGTTATGGATTTTGGGTTCAACCCAGGGCCGCCGTGCCGGCAAGGCGGTGCCCGTGTGAAGCTCAATTGACAATGGATCGCGTCCTGACCGGCGCGACATCTGCCCTTTCTGGATGCCATCCTCAAACCAGCGTACTTCCCAGGAAGGATCTGCATCCCACACATTGGCTACAATTTCTGTTGGCGCAGTTGGGTCAGCACCACGAGGATAAACCCGCATTTGATAGTCCTGGTCGTATCCTGTGCTCTTATATCGCCAGCGTACACTTTCACCTTTGATTTCATAGACACCGTAGCCATTTGGTGTGCCATCAGGGCAAATTGGTCCGCTCCACCAGGCACCACACACGGCACCGTGGATGTGTTCATGGATGCCCCCTACGTAGACATGTTCGTTCTCGTGGGTGTGGCCTGAGATGAGGTGGGCATTGTATGGCTCAAGCATCCGGTACAGCCGTTCACGATTGGTGATCGAGTGGCTGATGTCGGGTTTTGATTCTCCCATCCTAAGCCGGCCCGTACTCATGCCCGGGATGTGGGCAAACACTACAACTGGTCGGCCCGGTTCGATATAAGACAAATCCTGGGTCAACCATTCAAATTGCAAGTCATCGATATAGCCGAAGTAACCCTGGCTATGCCAGAAGACATCATCTAGCACAATGTAGTGCACAAAACCGCGATCGAAAGAGTAATAGCGGGGGCCAAAATGTTCGGAGAACGTTGCTGTAGATGCCTCATCTGTAGAAGCATCCATGTTCAAATCGTGGTTACCAATTACCTGGAAAAATGGAATGCCCATATCCGACACCGCCCGCTCGTACTCCGGGAAAAGACTCAAGTCATCAAACATAATGTCGCCACAGCCCACACCAAACAACTGCTGGTCTCCCAGCCGGTTGATGGTTTTTATAGCATCAGGCACTGTCTGCTGATGGAGGAGGCCCATCTCAAATTCGTTTTGCGTTTGGGTATCTGCAAAAACGAGAAAGGCGTGATCGTTGGTACGCTTTTTTAGGGGCGTGAGGTCAAAGGTAGCCGTGGCCTCGCCGGCCTGATCGGCTTCGATGGGGACATAGAAGTTTGCTGTGCCCGTGTTGTTTTTGTTGAGATTAAATCCTCCGGGTACAGTAAGCTGCACAAACGGCTGCCGGCTGTCCGAAATGATCTCGAAGGTCCCATCGGTCTTTGTGCGCACAACCGTTCGACCATCTGAAACACTTACATCGATCAATCCCTGGCCTTCAGATTGCACGATGCCCCGGATGCGTACGGGTGAACCGCGTTTTGTCAGGATCCGCGGTGCGTACGGATTGGCGAGGATGGATGGCGCCAGTGCGGTGGATGCAAAGGTGCCGGCCAATGCGGAGTACTTCAGAAACTTCCGTCGATCTATCATGCTTGTGTGTTTTGGCTTGTGTCTGATCTAATTTTGATTCGGGTTTGGCAATACGCTTTGTTCTCCAGAAAAGAAAGGCTGTTCCTGCATAGTTGCTGTATGGATGGCATTGAATAGAAGTTTATACGTGCCACCGGGCTGCCCGCGAAATTGCGGCCTGAAACCAAAGAGCACAATGTTGCCCTGGCCGTGCGGTACATTCAACAGGGCCGCCTTGTTACTGATGTACTGTTTTTCACCCAGCGCCCATCCACTAAGCAGTAAATCGTCGGCTGCATAAGAAACAACAACCTGAACATCAGGAGCCGGCGCTGCAACAATCTCTTCTTCGCCTCCCTCACCACGTCTATCCCGAACTACAGGCTCGAAGGCGCGGCTCCGTTGGAAGGATAACGCCGCCTCGGGTTGCATGCCGAACGCAAGAGGATGCTCCTGGTTGACATTGGCTCGAATCAATGATCCGGGAATGAAGAACTTGTCTGACGCCAGGTTTTTGACAACACTTTTTACCGGTAGCCCAAATTGCTCAATGACAAAGTCGCTTGATGCATCCAGAGAGATCAGGGTGCCACCACGTTCAACATAGTTTTTGAGGGCCAGTGTGCCATTGAGGCCAAGTCCGCCTGTATATGCTGCCGGCATTGTCTGCTCGGCATGGCCATTTAACAAACTGTTGCTGCTTTGGCTTGGCAGGATGACCGCATGATATTGCTGGAGATTGGCAGTATTGACGTCGGCGTCATGCAGGGTGTCAACCTGGAAATTGTAGGTTTTGAGCAACCAGCGTGTCCATCCTTCATCCATGTTGGCTACCCACGATTTGTAAAGTCCGATGCGGGCCTGCTGTACTTTGTGTAGTGTAACATCAGGGGCAGCTTGTAAGCCGTCAAACGAAAGGTTATGCTGAGAAGCAAGTGCTGAAATCCTGTCGTGTGTTCCTTCACCTATCCGGATTACAATCGAGCCGGGGGCATACGTCCTTCGGCCGGCCTTGAGGGAATCGGCTGTCCAGTACAGATCATCTCCTGCAGCCAGTAAGGTGTTGCTCGCAGCAGTGACTGCGTTGGGACCTGACGCAAGCAGGTAGCCATAAGCCGGTCTGGCTGGCACGACGCCAGCACTTGCGAGGGCTTTCGTTGATGCGTAAGGCCGGAGTTGTGCTTTGAACGGGGCAACGATACGTTTGACTTCGACGCCCATTTGAAGCGGGAGCGTCCATCCAGCCAAATCATAAGGCACGCGCGGTGATCCATCTGCAAAGCGCTGCTCCGGGTAGTGTTGCGGTTCCATCAAGTCCGTTAACATAGGCTGAAATGCCTGTGCCGTCCGTACGACAAATGTGCCTTTCCCATACCGGTTGCCGCCCGCTGTAAATCCGCGCTCGGCCTGGTGCACTTCGATGCCGGTTTTACGTAGTACGTCTACAAGTCGCTTGCTCTCCCCCGTATCCCATTGGGTTGCTGGAATGACGTATGCGTAGTAGTCAGACGAGGTAATGGCATCCCTACCCATGCTATAGATATTGTAGAGCCACTTTTCCTTTCTGTCAGCAGCTATACTGAGAATCCCCATGGAAGCGGTGATCATGTAAGAAACGGCATCGCTGAAGGATGACTGCCCCCCTTCCCATGGATAAGGGTAAAAGATGTCGGTCCCGTTTGTGGGCGTGCTGCTACGCCGTGATCCCAGGATATTGGGCTTGTCTTGCGGTTCGTAATAC includes:
- a CDS encoding M14 metallopeptidase family protein, whose amino-acid sequence is MNAFQLIQRSCLLLLLLISPKQVFAQGNVPSPVDVFGFEPGADYKMANYSQVVDYFQQLDAASDRAEMIKIGTSVLGRPLLLMFISSAANIKKLDHYKSISAKLARARIDENTARQLADEGKAVVWIDGGMHATERAGGQMTPALAHRLVTENSAEMQEIRDKVIILLMPNLNPDGLDIVTNWYNKNLGTPFETTSPPWLYHHYVGHDNNRDWFMNNMPESEAVSGIIYNEWYPQIIHNHHQTSPAWARIFLPPFSDPVNPNIHPGVTTGVNLVGTAMANRFAMKKMPGVISDFQYSMWWNGGMRTAPYFHNMIGILTETAHATPTPRYYEPQDKPNILGSRRSSTPTNGTDIFYPYPWEGGQSSFSDAVSYMITASMGILSIAADRKEKWLYNIYSMGRDAITSSDYYAYVIPATQWDTGESKRLVDVLRKTGIEVHQAERGFTAGGNRYGKGTFVVRTAQAFQPMLTDLMEPQHYPEQRFADGSPRVPYDLAGWTLPLQMGVEVKRIVAPFKAQLRPYASTKALASAGVVPARPAYGYLLASGPNAVTAASNTLLAAGDDLYWTADSLKAGRRTYAPGSIVIRIGEGTHDRISALASQHNLSFDGLQAAPDVTLHKVQQARIGLYKSWVANMDEGWTRWLLKTYNFQVDTLHDADVNTANLQQYHAVILPSQSSNSLLNGHAEQTMPAAYTGGLGLNGTLALKNYVERGGTLISLDASSDFVIEQFGLPVKSVVKNLASDKFFIPGSLIRANVNQEHPLAFGMQPEAALSFQRSRAFEPVVRDRRGEGGEEEIVAAPAPDVQVVVSYAADDLLLSGWALGEKQYISNKAALLNVPHGQGNIVLFGFRPQFRGQPGGTYKLLFNAIHTATMQEQPFFSGEQSVLPNPNQN